In Maniola jurtina chromosome 2, ilManJurt1.1, whole genome shotgun sequence, the following proteins share a genomic window:
- the LOC123872003 gene encoding serine/arginine repetitive matrix protein 1-like isoform X2 encodes MGAPAWGSRGGGDRPRLLRMTPLRHSFAAPATPPAPPPRTHDYASDADTNKKESWNANLSQRWRKLRRRCSRLRPGSGNGNREPSPVRCSPSPPRPPSHCSPAPPSKLSFRHRGKVYTTASLRVTSGAPDLLRALGKLGGGLRRRALSAHDVLAPPQQQPSTFYVPSPSTVRTPQSPSPTRQSATIRRRCSSPNVYRAKEASRDRTPLINQDDESRDIVDYSYGLERKKNGKEIRSRPYSENVEVETLYRNGYNRLTSEAAERLWEEPYRLPRVQVRQEPIQQLRNCVAELRVSSTPRSARPPPAPPTSAPKTNKRPPAPEPRDTHTFEVRFTKSAGGKGLGFSIVGGRDSPRGDMGIFVKTIFNNGQAAESGLLREGDEIMSVNGRGTAGLTHSEAIRLFKDVRAGPVLLRVARRAPAR; translated from the exons ATGGGAGCCCCAGCGTGGGGATCCCGCGGCGGCGGCGACCGGCCTCGGTTGCTGAGGATGACGCCGCTAAGGCACAGTTTCGCCGCTCCCGCCACGCCGCCAGCGCCACCGCCTCGAACTCACGATTATGCTTCCGATGCGGATACTAATAAAAAAG AAAGCTGGAACGCGAACCTGTCTCAAAGATGGAGAAAGTTGCGGCGTCGATGTTCACGGTTGCGACCTGGATCTGGTAATGGAAATCGTGAGCCGAGCCCAGTGCGGTGTTCGCCATCGCCTCCGAGACCACCGTCACACTGTTCGCCCGCCCCACCCTCGAAGCTCTCGTTCAGACACCGGGGCAAAGTGTATACAACTGCTTCATTACGAGTGACAAGCGGGGCACCAGATTTGCTTCGAGCTCTTGGAAAACTAGGTGGTGGGTTGCGAAGACGAGCTCTATCGGCTCACGATGTTCTTGCACCCCCACAGCAACAACCCTCTACATTTTACGTCCCTAGCCCAAGTACTGTAAGGACGCCTCAATCACCTTCACCGACTCGACAGAGCGCCACGATTCGAAGACGGTGTAGCTCTCCGAATGTGTACAGAGCGAAAGAAGCATCTCGAGATCGTACACCACTAATAAATCAAGATGATGAAAGTAGAGATATAGTAGATTACAGTTACGGACTAGAACGCAAGAAAAATGGAAAAGAGATCCGAAGCAGGCCTTACAGTGAAAATGTTGAGGTGGAGACTTTGTATAGGAACGGTTACAACCGACTTACTTCGGAAGCTGCAGAACGATTGTGGGAAGAACCTTACAGGTTGCCCCGAGTACAAGTTCGGCAGGAGCCTATTCAGCAGCTCCGCAACTGTGTCGCTGAGCTAAGAGTGAGTTCGACTCCTCGGTCCGCTCGACCTCCACCGGCACCTCCCACGTCCGCACCAAAAACTAATAAACGACCGCCCGCACCTGAACCGCGGGACACCCACACGTTTGag GTTCGATTCACAAAGTCAGCGGGCGGTAAAGGACTTGGATTTAGCATAGTTGGAGGGCGGGATTCACCGCGGGGAGACATGGGcatttttgttaaaactatATTCAACAATGGGCAGGCTGCTGAATCTGGCTTGCTTCGTGAAG GAGACGAGATAATGTCAGTAAACGGTCGAGGCACCGCCGGGTTGACCCACAGTGAAGCTATCCGGCTCTTCAAGGACGTGCGAGCTGGTCCCGTACTGCTGCGCGTGGCCAGGCGGGCCCCGGCGCGCTGA
- the LOC123872003 gene encoding serine/arginine repetitive matrix protein 1-like isoform X1 has protein sequence MGAPAWGSRGGGDRPRLLRMTPLRHSFAAPATPPAPPPRTHDYASDADTNKKEESWNANLSQRWRKLRRRCSRLRPGSGNGNREPSPVRCSPSPPRPPSHCSPAPPSKLSFRHRGKVYTTASLRVTSGAPDLLRALGKLGGGLRRRALSAHDVLAPPQQQPSTFYVPSPSTVRTPQSPSPTRQSATIRRRCSSPNVYRAKEASRDRTPLINQDDESRDIVDYSYGLERKKNGKEIRSRPYSENVEVETLYRNGYNRLTSEAAERLWEEPYRLPRVQVRQEPIQQLRNCVAELRVSSTPRSARPPPAPPTSAPKTNKRPPAPEPRDTHTFEVRFTKSAGGKGLGFSIVGGRDSPRGDMGIFVKTIFNNGQAAESGLLREGDEIMSVNGRGTAGLTHSEAIRLFKDVRAGPVLLRVARRAPAR, from the exons ATGGGAGCCCCAGCGTGGGGATCCCGCGGCGGCGGCGACCGGCCTCGGTTGCTGAGGATGACGCCGCTAAGGCACAGTTTCGCCGCTCCCGCCACGCCGCCAGCGCCACCGCCTCGAACTCACGATTATGCTTCCGATGCGGATACTAATAAAAAAG AAGAAAGCTGGAACGCGAACCTGTCTCAAAGATGGAGAAAGTTGCGGCGTCGATGTTCACGGTTGCGACCTGGATCTGGTAATGGAAATCGTGAGCCGAGCCCAGTGCGGTGTTCGCCATCGCCTCCGAGACCACCGTCACACTGTTCGCCCGCCCCACCCTCGAAGCTCTCGTTCAGACACCGGGGCAAAGTGTATACAACTGCTTCATTACGAGTGACAAGCGGGGCACCAGATTTGCTTCGAGCTCTTGGAAAACTAGGTGGTGGGTTGCGAAGACGAGCTCTATCGGCTCACGATGTTCTTGCACCCCCACAGCAACAACCCTCTACATTTTACGTCCCTAGCCCAAGTACTGTAAGGACGCCTCAATCACCTTCACCGACTCGACAGAGCGCCACGATTCGAAGACGGTGTAGCTCTCCGAATGTGTACAGAGCGAAAGAAGCATCTCGAGATCGTACACCACTAATAAATCAAGATGATGAAAGTAGAGATATAGTAGATTACAGTTACGGACTAGAACGCAAGAAAAATGGAAAAGAGATCCGAAGCAGGCCTTACAGTGAAAATGTTGAGGTGGAGACTTTGTATAGGAACGGTTACAACCGACTTACTTCGGAAGCTGCAGAACGATTGTGGGAAGAACCTTACAGGTTGCCCCGAGTACAAGTTCGGCAGGAGCCTATTCAGCAGCTCCGCAACTGTGTCGCTGAGCTAAGAGTGAGTTCGACTCCTCGGTCCGCTCGACCTCCACCGGCACCTCCCACGTCCGCACCAAAAACTAATAAACGACCGCCCGCACCTGAACCGCGGGACACCCACACGTTTGag GTTCGATTCACAAAGTCAGCGGGCGGTAAAGGACTTGGATTTAGCATAGTTGGAGGGCGGGATTCACCGCGGGGAGACATGGGcatttttgttaaaactatATTCAACAATGGGCAGGCTGCTGAATCTGGCTTGCTTCGTGAAG GAGACGAGATAATGTCAGTAAACGGTCGAGGCACCGCCGGGTTGACCCACAGTGAAGCTATCCGGCTCTTCAAGGACGTGCGAGCTGGTCCCGTACTGCTGCGCGTGGCCAGGCGGGCCCCGGCGCGCTGA